One Bradyrhizobium zhanjiangense DNA segment encodes these proteins:
- a CDS encoding SUMF1/EgtB/PvdO family nonheme iron enzyme — MLIAFKLKLALACAAGLAGPLAVAPLVSEMATPRAGGEPAIIEIAAGSLVYREAGDFTRAGQQAEAPLRKLRFNRPLHIMREQVSSADFQLCVQDGACRALGRDVVVAPDRPAVQVSWYDAEAYAGWLSRKTGRHYRLPSDEEWAFAAGSRFKDDGVPVDASDPSKRWISRYERESERDLADTTAYPFGKFGLNEHGLEDISGNVWEWTSTCFVRSRVDETGNAIRPTVNCGVRVAEGAHRAYVTDFIRDARAGGCAQGVPPASLGFRLVREERSWVASVSARWGKVWSARS, encoded by the coding sequence TGATCGCATTCAAGCTGAAGTTGGCGCTGGCCTGCGCGGCCGGACTCGCGGGACCGCTGGCGGTCGCGCCTCTGGTCTCCGAGATGGCGACGCCGCGCGCGGGCGGCGAGCCGGCGATCATCGAGATCGCCGCCGGCAGCTTGGTCTATCGCGAGGCCGGTGATTTCACGCGCGCCGGGCAGCAGGCCGAAGCGCCGCTGCGAAAGCTGCGGTTCAACAGACCGCTTCACATCATGCGCGAACAGGTCTCCTCCGCCGACTTTCAGCTCTGCGTGCAGGATGGCGCATGCCGCGCGCTGGGCCGCGACGTCGTCGTCGCGCCCGATCGCCCTGCGGTCCAGGTGAGCTGGTACGACGCCGAAGCCTATGCGGGCTGGCTCTCGCGCAAGACCGGCAGGCATTATCGCCTGCCGAGCGACGAAGAATGGGCATTTGCCGCCGGCAGCCGTTTCAAGGATGACGGCGTGCCGGTCGACGCAAGCGATCCTTCGAAGCGCTGGATCAGCCGCTACGAGCGTGAGTCTGAGCGCGACCTCGCCGACACCACCGCCTATCCGTTCGGCAAGTTCGGCCTCAACGAGCACGGTCTCGAAGACATCTCCGGCAACGTCTGGGAATGGACCTCGACCTGCTTCGTGCGCTCGCGGGTCGACGAGACCGGCAATGCCATCCGCCCGACCGTGAATTGCGGCGTGCGCGTCGCGGAAGGCGCGCACCGCGCCTATGTCACCGATTTCATCCGCGACGCCCGAGCCGGCGGCTGTGCGCAAGGCGTGCCGCCAGCCAGTCTCGGCTTCCGGCTGGTGCGAGAGGAAAGGTCGTGGGTCG